CCCGCCGGCGCGGCGGCCACCAAACCGACCCTGCTGGACAAACCGGCGGTGGGCGACGCCTTCAGCCGCCTGTATGCCAGCGACGACAAGCTCGGCAGCACCTGGCAAGAAGGCCGGCAGGCGCACGAACAAATGATGAACTCCATGGCCGCCGGCAGCGCCGATCTGGAAAAAGAAATGCAGGCTGCCAACAATGGCGCGCCGTTGCCGGACGGGTTCCCCAATGACGCGGCCCGCCTGGCCACGCTGCTGCGCCACGATGACCGTATTCAGTTGGCCTTTATGGCGCTGGGCGGCTGGGATACGCACGCCAACCAGGGCAACGCCACCGGCCAGCTGGCAAACCGCCTGCGCCCGCTGGGCCAGGGGCTGGCGGCGTTCACACGGCAAATGGGGCCGGCCATGAATGACACCGTGGTGGTGGTCATGTCTGAGTTTGGCCGGACCGTGCGCCAGAACGGCAATGGCGGCACGGATCACGGCCATGGCAATGTGATGTGGGTGCTGGGTGGTGATGTGGCCGGCGGCAAAGTCCATGGCCAGTGGCCGGGTTTGTCTGATGGCAACTTGCACGACGGGCGTGATCTGGCCATTACCACCGATTTTCGCAGCGTGCTGGCGCAAGTGGCAGAGCGTCACCTGTTGTTGCCAGATCAACGACTGGCGCTGCTTTTTCCGGAATTTGCCAGCCACAACATCAGCGCGCCACGGCTGATCCGGGCTTGATACAAAAGTCGCAACAGCCACCCGCGCGCCCTGCCCCGCCCGGCCGATTTATGGGAATATGCGGCCAGTCACAGCGCTGGCCCGCCCCGGGCCCGCCCACGGAACCGGCATGCCTGATCACACCGCCTTGGCAGCGCGCTTGAACAGCGCGCTGAAACAGCACCTGGCCGGCCAGTTGGCCGAGGCCGAACAGGGTTATCGCGAATTGCTGACCCTGGCGCCAGAGCGCGCCGATATCCACCACTGGCTGGGCTTTTTGCTGCAACAACAAGAGCGCCTGCCTGAGGCCAGAACCCATCTGCAAACCGCCGTCGAGCTGGATCACACGCACAGCGAGTGGCACTTTAATCTGGGCATCACCCTGGCCCGCCTGGGAGAGCCGCAGGCCGCCATCAACGCGCTGCAACAGGCCTGCACGCTGGCACCTGAACACTATTTTTACTGGACCAATCTGGGCAGCACCTGGGAAAGCGTGGGCGATGACACCCGCGCCGAGCCCTGTTTTGTCCGGGCCCAGCACATCAACCCGGCCTGCCCGGATGCCTGGTATCAGCACGCCGCCCTGTGTTTGCGCCAGGGGCGTTATGCCGAGGCCCGCACCCTCAATCACCGTGGGCTGGTCGCCGCGCCAGACCAGGTGACCTCCAGAGTCATGCTGGCGCAGGCCTGGCACGCGCTGGGCCATACCGACGAAGCGCTCGCCGTGTTCGAGCGCTGGCTGGCCGCCGAGCCTGGTCACCCACAGGCCCTGCATTTGCAGGCGGCTTACCGGCAACAGTCACCGGCATGTTGCACGCCCGATTACGTGCAGAACACGTTCGACGGTTTCTCTGCCAATTTCGAGCACATTCTTGGCCGCCTGCGTTACGCCGCGCCGCAATGGCTGGCCGATTATCTGGCCACGCAAGCCGCCGCAGCGCCCGTGCTGGCGGTGGCCGACCTGGGTTGCGGCACCGGTCTGGCCGCCAGCATCCTCGCGCCCTGGGCGCAAACGCTAACCGGGGTTGACCTGAGCGCCGGCATGCTGGAAAAAGCCGCGGCCAAAGGCGTTTATACCGACCTGCAGCAAGCCGATATCCACGCCTTTCTGGCCAGCCATGGCAATGCATTTGACCTGCTGGTATGCCTTGATACCCTGATTTACGTCGGCGCGCTGGCCCCCTTTTTCGAGCAAGCGCGCTGCGCACTCAAACCTGGCGGCCGCCTGATCTTCACCACAGAAACGCTGGCGGCAGAAGAACCCCAGCCATGGCAATTGAACACCAGCGGCCGTTACAGCCACCAGACACGCTGGGTCATCAGCCTGCTGGAACAAAATGGATTCCACGTCGTCCACCATGCCAGCGGTGCCATCCGCAATGAATCCGGCATACCCGTAAGCGGTGATTTTTTCTGCGCAGCGCGGCCAGACTGAGCCGCGTTCTATACTTGTATCAAACAAGAGGGGGAGATCGTCATGCGTTACCGGAACGGCACCCTGCCCCCGGACAGGCAGGTGTCATGAGCGCGATCCATGTCGTGCGCATGCTGTACGTCATCAGCCTGCTGCTGGCCCTGCCGGTCATGGCGGCGGTGACTGAACTGCGTTGCGTTGGCACCGAATTCACCACCCTGACCCGCAATACCCCGGATGGCCCGCGCGGCTTTGCCCTGGATATCCTGGATGAACTGGGCAAGCGCGCCGGTTTTCATTGCAATGTGGACCTGTTGCCCTGGAAGCGCGCGCAAGCCCTGGTCGCCCGCAATGAGGCCGACCTGCTGATCGGCCCGTATCGCACCCGGCTGCGCGAGCACGACATGGTCTACCTGAGCCGCCCCTTTTATTTTGACGACGCGTTGTTCTATGGCCTGGACAAAGTGCCGTTCAGATGGGACGGCCAGATTGCCAGCCTGCCACGCCAGCAAGTGGCCGTGGTACG
This is a stretch of genomic DNA from Silvimonas iriomotensis. It encodes these proteins:
- a CDS encoding tetratricopeptide repeat protein; amino-acid sequence: MPDHTALAARLNSALKQHLAGQLAEAEQGYRELLTLAPERADIHHWLGFLLQQQERLPEARTHLQTAVELDHTHSEWHFNLGITLARLGEPQAAINALQQACTLAPEHYFYWTNLGSTWESVGDDTRAEPCFVRAQHINPACPDAWYQHAALCLRQGRYAEARTLNHRGLVAAPDQVTSRVMLAQAWHALGHTDEALAVFERWLAAEPGHPQALHLQAAYRQQSPACCTPDYVQNTFDGFSANFEHILGRLRYAAPQWLADYLATQAAAAPVLAVADLGCGTGLAASILAPWAQTLTGVDLSAGMLEKAAAKGVYTDLQQADIHAFLASHGNAFDLLVCLDTLIYVGALAPFFEQARCALKPGGRLIFTTETLAAEEPQPWQLNTSGRYSHQTRWVISLLEQNGFHVVHHASGAIRNESGIPVSGDFFCAARPD
- a CDS encoding substrate-binding periplasmic protein — its product is MSAIHVVRMLYVISLLLALPVMAAVTELRCVGTEFTTLTRNTPDGPRGFALDILDELGKRAGFHCNVDLLPWKRAQALVARNEADLLIGPYRTRLREHDMVYLSRPFYFDDALFYGLDKVPFRWDGQIASLPRQQVAVVRGWTLGERFEAFRNQLNLVEVDSSDQALRLLLTGRITLVAGNERDFAPRIARPEFSAIKPVQPRIQNSAGYFALSGKWRGSALLARMDEAMQQMVNSGYILERSHAAGLSFPDTRFDWASYVAHELDNAPARSK
- a CDS encoding DUF1501 domain-containing protein, which gives rise to MHRRDFLKLAALSGSVLLPLGGNAWGATTAPGSPAGKRLVVIMLRGAVDGLNVVTPWGDPGYYAARSSIALGKPGTDNGVLDLDGYFGLHPALAPLLPLWQGGQLGFVQASGSPDSTRSHFDAQDYMESGTPGRKATQDGWMNRLLGQLPPAAQSGGMRAVSVGPVLPRIYAGTNPVANMPAGAAATKPTLLDKPAVGDAFSRLYASDDKLGSTWQEGRQAHEQMMNSMAAGSADLEKEMQAANNGAPLPDGFPNDAARLATLLRHDDRIQLAFMALGGWDTHANQGNATGQLANRLRPLGQGLAAFTRQMGPAMNDTVVVVMSEFGRTVRQNGNGGTDHGHGNVMWVLGGDVAGGKVHGQWPGLSDGNLHDGRDLAITTDFRSVLAQVAERHLLLPDQRLALLFPEFASHNISAPRLIRA